In a single window of the Erinaceus europaeus chromosome 21, mEriEur2.1, whole genome shotgun sequence genome:
- the GRIP2 gene encoding glutamate receptor-interacting protein 2 isoform X5 translates to MLCGLSHPPPGNTEEFRGVTVVELTKKEGSTLGLTISGGTDKDGKPRVSNLRPGGLAARSDLLNVGDHILSVNGIRLARLRHEEIVSLLRNVGGRVVLEVQYELPPPAPALTPGVTPKTVDVFLHKEDGSFGFVLRGGAQEDGHKSRPLVLTSVRPGGPADREGSLKVGDRLLGVDGVSLLGVSHAAALATLQHCGQQALLHIEYDVAVPDVAAGAPGPLLVELPRPPGSALGISLAPGSNLGRPGVAVEHIRAASLADRSGTLHPGDIILSIDGTSTEHCSPLEAMRLLARSGPSVRLEVLPAPRRAPGRALASTPFPSPTLNHAFPCTTPGTLTRRPQPMSPRTTMGHSRARKQEHRSSLSLASSVLGLGGQVVHTETTEVLLRGDPLTGFGLQLQGGVFATETLSSPALVGSIEPDSPAERCGLLQVGDRVLAVNGVPTEDGSLEEARQLLRDAALAQQVALQIEFDVAESVVPSSGTFLVKLPHRSGVELGITISPANRKRGEPLIISDIKRGSVAHRTGTLEPGDKLLAIDSTRLDGCPLDEALQILQQSQDLVTLKIRKDEDNSDEQEATGAISYTVELKRHGGPLGITISGTEEPFDPIVISGLTKRGLAERTGAIHVGDRIMAINGVSLKGQPLSQAIRLLQAAGDTVTLRIRKQVDGPFMPLRPGSLSESSDVDEDPPEALRGGPAAHPLPTLPCVDSTLDSWERSVAEGGRRGPGTHTPQPTPQGLGTCEWTPSRPRRSPPPLTAPVGDPCLKDRDDWAPSDSPAREEAFWRALGEALEDLQTCGQSELLQELEMSISAGGLQSVGPRPRSWSQDARASPEAPPLEMHKLTLRRDPWREDFGFSVSDGIQQAGVFVHSVRPWGPAQRGGLRPLDRVLQVNQVRTRGLDCRLAVPLLAGAGDVLELVVSRSPLAPSVPHAPGSPRML, encoded by the exons ATGCTGTGTGGACTCAGCCACCCACCCCCAGGGAACACCG AGGAATTCCGGGGAGTCACAGTGGTGGAGCTGACCAAGAAGGAAGGCAGCACGCTAGGCCTGACAATTTCTGGGGGCACTGACAAAGATGGCAAACCCCGAGTCTCCAACCTGCGACCCGGGGGGCTGGCAGCCAG GAGTGACCTGCTGAATGTGGGCGACCATATCCTGTCTGTGAACGGCATCCGCCTGGCCAGGCTTCGGCACGAGGAGATTGTCTCTCTGCTAAGGAATGTGGGCGGCCGCGTGGTGCTGGAGGTGCAGTATGAGCTGCCCCCACCTG CCCCAGCGCTCACCCCGGGCGTCACCCCCAAGACGGTGGATGTCTTTCTACACAAGGAGGACGGCAGCTTTGGTTTCGTGCTCAGAG GAGGCGCCCAGGAGGATGGACACAAGTCTCGGCCGCTGGTGCTGACCTCGGTGCGTCCTGGTGGCCCTGCAGACAG GGAGGGCTCCCTGAAAGTGGGTGACCGGCTGCTGGGAGTAGACGGGGTCTCCCTGCTAGGGGTCAGCCATGCGGCTGCTCTCGCCACCCTGCAGCACTGCGGCCAGCAGGCCCTGCTCCACATAGAATATGACGTGGCCGTgccag ACGTGGCGGCAGGTGCCCCAGGGCCCCTACTAGTGGAGCTGCCAAGGCCCCCAGGCTCAGCACTGGGCATCTCGCTGGCCCCGGGCTCCAACCTCGGCAGGCCGGGTGTGGCCGTGGAGCACATCAGGGCAGCCAGCCTGGCGGACAG GAGCGGGACATTGCACCCTGGGGACATCATCCTCTCCATCGATGGCACCAGCACCGAGCACTGCTCCCCCCTTGAGGCCATGCGGCTGCTGGCACGCTCAGGTCCGAGTGTGAGACTGGAAGTGCTGCCTGCGCCACGGAGGGCCCCCGGAAGAG CCTTGGCTTCGACTCCCTTTCCCTCGCCTACGCTGAACCATGCCTTTCCCTGCACCACCCCTGGCACCTTGACCCGGAGACCCCAGCCCATGAGCCCCCGGACCACCATGGGGCACAGTAGAGCCCGAAAACAGGAGCACAGGAGTTCGT TATCCCTGGCATCCAGCGTGCTGGGCCTGGGCGGCCAGGTGGTGCACACAGAGACCACGGAGGTCCTGCTTCGTGGAGACCCGCTCACCGGCTTCGGTCTCCAGCTGCAAGGTGGCGTCTTCGCCACCGAGACCTTGTCCTCGCCCGCCCTGGTGGGCTCCATTGAGCCGGACAGCCCGGCTGAGAG GTGCgggctgctgcaggtgggggaccgcgTGCTGGCGGTCAACGGGGTCCCCACGGAGGACGGGAGCCTGGAGGAGGCACGCCAGCTCCTGCGCGACGCCGCGCTGGCCCAGCAGGTGGCGCTGCAGATCGAGTTCGACGTGGCGG AGTCCGTGGTCCCGAGCAGCGGCACCTTCCTGGTGAAGCTGCCCCATCGGAGCGGCGTGGAGCTGGGCATCACCATCAGCC CAGCCAACAGGAAGCGAGGGGAGCCCCTGATTATCTCGGACATCAAGAGGGGCAGCGTGGCCCACAG GACAGGCACCCTAGAGCCAGGGGACAAGCTGCTGGCGATCGACAGCACGCGGCTGGACGGCTGCCCCCTGGACGAGGCCCTGCAGATCCTGCAGCAGAGCCAGGACCTGGTGACGCTCAAGATCCGGAAGGATGAGGACAACTCAG ACGAGCAGGAGGCCACGGGGGCCATCAGCTACACGGTGGAGCTAAAGCGACACGGGGGACCCCTGGGCATCACCATCTCCGGCACCGAGGAGCCCTTCGACCCCATCGTCATCTCAGGCCTCACCAAACGTGGCCTGGCGGAGAG GACTGGTGCCATCCACGTGGGGGACCGCATCATGGCCATCAACGGGGTCAGCCTCAAGGGCCAGCCGCTGAGCCAGGCCATCCGACTCCTGCAGGCAGCGGGGGACACCGTCACACTGCGGATCAGGAAGCAGGTGGACG GCCCATTCATGCCCCTCAGGCCGGGCAGCCTGAGCGAGTCCAGCGATGTGGACGAAGATCCCCCAGAGGCCCTCAGGGGTGGCCCAGCTGCCCACCCTTTGCCCACCTTGCCCTGTGTGGACAGCACCCTGGACTCCTGGGAGCGCTCTGTTGCGGAAGGAGGCCGTCGGGGGCCAG gcactCACACGCCCCAGCCCACACCTCAGGGCCTGGGCACCTGCGAGTGGACGCCCAGCCGGCCACGAAGAAGCCCCCCGCCCCTCACCGCCCCTGTGGGTGACCCCTGCCTTAAGGACAGGGATGACTGGGCACCTTCCGACAG ccctgcccgcGAGGAGGCCTTCTGGCGCGCGCTGGGGGAGGCCCTGGAGGACCTGCAGACATGCGGTCAGTCGGAGTTGCTGCAGGAACTCGAG ATGTCCATCTCGGCCGGTGGCCTGCAGAGTGTGGGACCCCGGCCCCGGAGCTGGAGCCAGGATGCGCGAGCCTCCCCCGAGGCCCCCCCCTTGGAGATGCACAAG ctgacCCTGCGCAGGGATCCCTGGCGGGAGGACTTTGGCTTCAGCGTGTCCGACGGCATCCAGCAGGCTGGCGTGTTTGTGCACAGCGTGCGGCCCTGGGGCCCCGCCCAGCGTGGGGGGCTGCGGCCACTGGACAGGGTGCTgcag GTGAACCAGGTGCGCACACGGGGCTTGGACTGCCGCCTGGCAGTGCCCCTGCTGGCTGGGGCGGGGGATGTCCTGGAGCTGGTCGTCAGCCGGAGCCCGCTGGCCCCAAGTGTCCCCCATGCTCCTGGCAGCCCCCGGATGCTCTGA
- the GRIP2 gene encoding glutamate receptor-interacting protein 2 isoform X3 — translation MLCGLSHPPPGNTDDGPYSKGGRDAGGTEGALAWRRQSIPEEFRGVTVVELTKKEGSTLGLTISGGTDKDGKPRVSNLRPGGLAARSDLLNVGDHILSVNGIRLARLRHEEIVSLLRNVGGRVVLEVQYELPPPAPALTPGVTPKTVDVFLHKEDGSFGFVLRGGAQEDGHKSRPLVLTSVRPGGPADREGSLKVGDRLLGVDGVSLLGVSHAAALATLQHCGQQALLHIEYDVAVPDVAAGAPGPLLVELPRPPGSALGISLAPGSNLGRPGVAVEHIRAASLADRSGTLHPGDIILSIDGTSTEHCSPLEAMRLLARSGPSVRLEVLPAPRRAPGRALASTPFPSPTLNHAFPCTTPGTLTRRPQPMSPRTTMGHSRARKQEHRSSLSLASSVLGLGGQVVHTETTEVLLRGDPLTGFGLQLQGGVFATETLSSPALVGSIEPDSPAERCGLLQVGDRVLAVNGVPTEDGSLEEARQLLRDAALAQQVALQIEFDVAESVVPSSGTFLVKLPHRSGVELGITISPANRKRGEPLIISDIKRGSVAHRTGTLEPGDKLLAIDSTRLDGCPLDEALQILQQSQDLVTLKIRKDEDNSDEQEATGAISYTVELKRHGGPLGITISGTEEPFDPIVISGLTKRGLAERTGAIHVGDRIMAINGVSLKGQPLSQAIRLLQAAGDTVTLRIRKQVDGPFMPLRPGSLSESSDVDEDPPEALRGGPAAHPLPTLPCVDSTLDSWERSVAEGGRRGPGTHTPQPTPQGLGTCEWTPSRPRRSPPPLTAPVGDPCLKDRDDWAPSDSPAREEAFWRALGEALEDLQTCGQSELLQELEMSISAGGLQSVGPRPRSWSQDARASPEAPPLEMHKLTLRRDPWREDFGFSVSDGIQQAGVFVHSVRPWGPAQRGGLRPLDRVLQVNQVRTRGLDCRLAVPLLAGAGDVLELVVSRSPLAPSVPHAPGSPRML, via the exons ATGCTGTGTGGACTCAGCCACCCACCCCCAGGGAACACCG atgatgGGCCCTACTCCAAAGGTGGCAGGGATGCCGGGGGAACAGAGGGTGCCTTGGCCTGGCGCAGACAAAGCATCCCAG AGGAATTCCGGGGAGTCACAGTGGTGGAGCTGACCAAGAAGGAAGGCAGCACGCTAGGCCTGACAATTTCTGGGGGCACTGACAAAGATGGCAAACCCCGAGTCTCCAACCTGCGACCCGGGGGGCTGGCAGCCAG GAGTGACCTGCTGAATGTGGGCGACCATATCCTGTCTGTGAACGGCATCCGCCTGGCCAGGCTTCGGCACGAGGAGATTGTCTCTCTGCTAAGGAATGTGGGCGGCCGCGTGGTGCTGGAGGTGCAGTATGAGCTGCCCCCACCTG CCCCAGCGCTCACCCCGGGCGTCACCCCCAAGACGGTGGATGTCTTTCTACACAAGGAGGACGGCAGCTTTGGTTTCGTGCTCAGAG GAGGCGCCCAGGAGGATGGACACAAGTCTCGGCCGCTGGTGCTGACCTCGGTGCGTCCTGGTGGCCCTGCAGACAG GGAGGGCTCCCTGAAAGTGGGTGACCGGCTGCTGGGAGTAGACGGGGTCTCCCTGCTAGGGGTCAGCCATGCGGCTGCTCTCGCCACCCTGCAGCACTGCGGCCAGCAGGCCCTGCTCCACATAGAATATGACGTGGCCGTgccag ACGTGGCGGCAGGTGCCCCAGGGCCCCTACTAGTGGAGCTGCCAAGGCCCCCAGGCTCAGCACTGGGCATCTCGCTGGCCCCGGGCTCCAACCTCGGCAGGCCGGGTGTGGCCGTGGAGCACATCAGGGCAGCCAGCCTGGCGGACAG GAGCGGGACATTGCACCCTGGGGACATCATCCTCTCCATCGATGGCACCAGCACCGAGCACTGCTCCCCCCTTGAGGCCATGCGGCTGCTGGCACGCTCAGGTCCGAGTGTGAGACTGGAAGTGCTGCCTGCGCCACGGAGGGCCCCCGGAAGAG CCTTGGCTTCGACTCCCTTTCCCTCGCCTACGCTGAACCATGCCTTTCCCTGCACCACCCCTGGCACCTTGACCCGGAGACCCCAGCCCATGAGCCCCCGGACCACCATGGGGCACAGTAGAGCCCGAAAACAGGAGCACAGGAGTTCGT TATCCCTGGCATCCAGCGTGCTGGGCCTGGGCGGCCAGGTGGTGCACACAGAGACCACGGAGGTCCTGCTTCGTGGAGACCCGCTCACCGGCTTCGGTCTCCAGCTGCAAGGTGGCGTCTTCGCCACCGAGACCTTGTCCTCGCCCGCCCTGGTGGGCTCCATTGAGCCGGACAGCCCGGCTGAGAG GTGCgggctgctgcaggtgggggaccgcgTGCTGGCGGTCAACGGGGTCCCCACGGAGGACGGGAGCCTGGAGGAGGCACGCCAGCTCCTGCGCGACGCCGCGCTGGCCCAGCAGGTGGCGCTGCAGATCGAGTTCGACGTGGCGG AGTCCGTGGTCCCGAGCAGCGGCACCTTCCTGGTGAAGCTGCCCCATCGGAGCGGCGTGGAGCTGGGCATCACCATCAGCC CAGCCAACAGGAAGCGAGGGGAGCCCCTGATTATCTCGGACATCAAGAGGGGCAGCGTGGCCCACAG GACAGGCACCCTAGAGCCAGGGGACAAGCTGCTGGCGATCGACAGCACGCGGCTGGACGGCTGCCCCCTGGACGAGGCCCTGCAGATCCTGCAGCAGAGCCAGGACCTGGTGACGCTCAAGATCCGGAAGGATGAGGACAACTCAG ACGAGCAGGAGGCCACGGGGGCCATCAGCTACACGGTGGAGCTAAAGCGACACGGGGGACCCCTGGGCATCACCATCTCCGGCACCGAGGAGCCCTTCGACCCCATCGTCATCTCAGGCCTCACCAAACGTGGCCTGGCGGAGAG GACTGGTGCCATCCACGTGGGGGACCGCATCATGGCCATCAACGGGGTCAGCCTCAAGGGCCAGCCGCTGAGCCAGGCCATCCGACTCCTGCAGGCAGCGGGGGACACCGTCACACTGCGGATCAGGAAGCAGGTGGACG GCCCATTCATGCCCCTCAGGCCGGGCAGCCTGAGCGAGTCCAGCGATGTGGACGAAGATCCCCCAGAGGCCCTCAGGGGTGGCCCAGCTGCCCACCCTTTGCCCACCTTGCCCTGTGTGGACAGCACCCTGGACTCCTGGGAGCGCTCTGTTGCGGAAGGAGGCCGTCGGGGGCCAG gcactCACACGCCCCAGCCCACACCTCAGGGCCTGGGCACCTGCGAGTGGACGCCCAGCCGGCCACGAAGAAGCCCCCCGCCCCTCACCGCCCCTGTGGGTGACCCCTGCCTTAAGGACAGGGATGACTGGGCACCTTCCGACAG ccctgcccgcGAGGAGGCCTTCTGGCGCGCGCTGGGGGAGGCCCTGGAGGACCTGCAGACATGCGGTCAGTCGGAGTTGCTGCAGGAACTCGAG ATGTCCATCTCGGCCGGTGGCCTGCAGAGTGTGGGACCCCGGCCCCGGAGCTGGAGCCAGGATGCGCGAGCCTCCCCCGAGGCCCCCCCCTTGGAGATGCACAAG ctgacCCTGCGCAGGGATCCCTGGCGGGAGGACTTTGGCTTCAGCGTGTCCGACGGCATCCAGCAGGCTGGCGTGTTTGTGCACAGCGTGCGGCCCTGGGGCCCCGCCCAGCGTGGGGGGCTGCGGCCACTGGACAGGGTGCTgcag GTGAACCAGGTGCGCACACGGGGCTTGGACTGCCGCCTGGCAGTGCCCCTGCTGGCTGGGGCGGGGGATGTCCTGGAGCTGGTCGTCAGCCGGAGCCCGCTGGCCCCAAGTGTCCCCCATGCTCCTGGCAGCCCCCGGATGCTCTGA
- the GRIP2 gene encoding glutamate receptor-interacting protein 2 isoform X6, translating into MRGWRRGLTLCLQRPPDEDDGPYSKGGRDAGGTEGALAWRRQSIPEEFRGVTVVELTKKEGSTLGLTISGGTDKDGKPRVSNLRPGGLAARSDLLNVGDHILSVNGIRLARLRHEEIVSLLRNVGGRVVLEVQYELPPPAPALTPGVTPKTVDVFLHKEDGSFGFVLRGGAQEDGHKSRPLVLTSVRPGGPADREGSLKVGDRLLGVDGVSLLGVSHAAALATLQHCGQQALLHIEYDVAVPDVAAGAPGPLLVELPRPPGSALGISLAPGSNLGRPGVAVEHIRAASLADRSGTLHPGDIILSIDGTSTEHCSPLEAMRLLARSGPSVRLEVLPAPRRAPGRALASTPFPSPTLNHAFPCTTPGTLTRRPQPMSPRTTMGHSRARKQEHRSSLSLASSVLGLGGQVVHTETTEVLLRGDPLTGFGLQLQGGVFATETLSSPALVGSIEPDSPAERCGLLQVGDRVLAVNGVPTEDGSLEEARQLLRDAALAQQVALQIEFDVAESVVPSSGTFLVKLPHRSGVELGITISPANRKRGEPLIISDIKRGSVAHRTGTLEPGDKLLAIDSTRLDGCPLDEALQILQQSQDLVTLKIRKDEDNSDPALFTGRGTLALTLMAVCRRAGGHGGHQLHGGAKATRGTPGHHHLRHRGALRPHRHLRPHQTWPGGEDWCHPRGGPHHGHQRGQPQGPAAEPGHPTPAGSGGHRHTADQEAGGRPIHAPQAGQPERVQRCGRRSPRGPQGWPSCPPFAHLALCGQHPGLLGALCCGRRPSGARHSHAPAHTSGPGHLRVDAQPATKKPPAPHRPCG; encoded by the exons atgatgGGCCCTACTCCAAAGGTGGCAGGGATGCCGGGGGAACAGAGGGTGCCTTGGCCTGGCGCAGACAAAGCATCCCAG AGGAATTCCGGGGAGTCACAGTGGTGGAGCTGACCAAGAAGGAAGGCAGCACGCTAGGCCTGACAATTTCTGGGGGCACTGACAAAGATGGCAAACCCCGAGTCTCCAACCTGCGACCCGGGGGGCTGGCAGCCAG GAGTGACCTGCTGAATGTGGGCGACCATATCCTGTCTGTGAACGGCATCCGCCTGGCCAGGCTTCGGCACGAGGAGATTGTCTCTCTGCTAAGGAATGTGGGCGGCCGCGTGGTGCTGGAGGTGCAGTATGAGCTGCCCCCACCTG CCCCAGCGCTCACCCCGGGCGTCACCCCCAAGACGGTGGATGTCTTTCTACACAAGGAGGACGGCAGCTTTGGTTTCGTGCTCAGAG GAGGCGCCCAGGAGGATGGACACAAGTCTCGGCCGCTGGTGCTGACCTCGGTGCGTCCTGGTGGCCCTGCAGACAG GGAGGGCTCCCTGAAAGTGGGTGACCGGCTGCTGGGAGTAGACGGGGTCTCCCTGCTAGGGGTCAGCCATGCGGCTGCTCTCGCCACCCTGCAGCACTGCGGCCAGCAGGCCCTGCTCCACATAGAATATGACGTGGCCGTgccag ACGTGGCGGCAGGTGCCCCAGGGCCCCTACTAGTGGAGCTGCCAAGGCCCCCAGGCTCAGCACTGGGCATCTCGCTGGCCCCGGGCTCCAACCTCGGCAGGCCGGGTGTGGCCGTGGAGCACATCAGGGCAGCCAGCCTGGCGGACAG GAGCGGGACATTGCACCCTGGGGACATCATCCTCTCCATCGATGGCACCAGCACCGAGCACTGCTCCCCCCTTGAGGCCATGCGGCTGCTGGCACGCTCAGGTCCGAGTGTGAGACTGGAAGTGCTGCCTGCGCCACGGAGGGCCCCCGGAAGAG CCTTGGCTTCGACTCCCTTTCCCTCGCCTACGCTGAACCATGCCTTTCCCTGCACCACCCCTGGCACCTTGACCCGGAGACCCCAGCCCATGAGCCCCCGGACCACCATGGGGCACAGTAGAGCCCGAAAACAGGAGCACAGGAGTTCGT TATCCCTGGCATCCAGCGTGCTGGGCCTGGGCGGCCAGGTGGTGCACACAGAGACCACGGAGGTCCTGCTTCGTGGAGACCCGCTCACCGGCTTCGGTCTCCAGCTGCAAGGTGGCGTCTTCGCCACCGAGACCTTGTCCTCGCCCGCCCTGGTGGGCTCCATTGAGCCGGACAGCCCGGCTGAGAG GTGCgggctgctgcaggtgggggaccgcgTGCTGGCGGTCAACGGGGTCCCCACGGAGGACGGGAGCCTGGAGGAGGCACGCCAGCTCCTGCGCGACGCCGCGCTGGCCCAGCAGGTGGCGCTGCAGATCGAGTTCGACGTGGCGG AGTCCGTGGTCCCGAGCAGCGGCACCTTCCTGGTGAAGCTGCCCCATCGGAGCGGCGTGGAGCTGGGCATCACCATCAGCC CAGCCAACAGGAAGCGAGGGGAGCCCCTGATTATCTCGGACATCAAGAGGGGCAGCGTGGCCCACAG GACAGGCACCCTAGAGCCAGGGGACAAGCTGCTGGCGATCGACAGCACGCGGCTGGACGGCTGCCCCCTGGACGAGGCCCTGCAGATCCTGCAGCAGAGCCAGGACCTGGTGACGCTCAAGATCCGGAAGGATGAGGACAACTCAG ACCCCGCCCTCTTCACGGGCAGGGGGACCCTGGCGTTGACCTTGATGGCTGTTTGCAGACGAGCAGGAGGCCACGGGGGCCATCAGCTACACGGTGGAGCTAAAGCGACACGGGGGACCCCTGGGCATCACCATCTCCGGCACCGAGGAGCCCTTCGACCCCATCGTCATCTCAGGCCTCACCAAACGTGGCCTGGCGGAGAG GACTGGTGCCATCCACGTGGGGGACCGCATCATGGCCATCAACGGGGTCAGCCTCAAGGGCCAGCCGCTGAGCCAGGCCATCCGACTCCTGCAGGCAGCGGGGGACACCGTCACACTGCGGATCAGGAAGCAGGTGGACG GCCCATTCATGCCCCTCAGGCCGGGCAGCCTGAGCGAGTCCAGCGATGTGGACGAAGATCCCCCAGAGGCCCTCAGGGGTGGCCCAGCTGCCCACCCTTTGCCCACCTTGCCCTGTGTGGACAGCACCCTGGACTCCTGGGAGCGCTCTGTTGCGGAAGGAGGCCGTCGGGGGCCAG gcactCACACGCCCCAGCCCACACCTCAGGGCCTGGGCACCTGCGAGTGGACGCCCAGCCGGCCACGAAGAAGCCCCCCGCCCCTCACCGCCCCTGTGGGTGA